Proteins found in one Fusarium oxysporum Fo47 chromosome V, complete sequence genomic segment:
- a CDS encoding cytochrome P450 has translation MALAIPYLLIAVVCVAVYVAQSILYNLFFHPLRSYPGPVLAKISIIWSRQANFYGLKYMKIHQAHRKYGSVVRIAPNELSFADPAAVRDIYTNSAFQKEENFYFAKRGYEEEHLFSFRNPEAHNQRRKLLSRGYSQGSLLDIENDIAAKIQTFLDLLATKAVNGNAVDIYTFVHLLSFDVVYRLLFGDDPRSLELGGEHRVLSYLRAWRPLFTYKEVLPQLEWLGVYLPGIFGNNFRKVRQWKIYSVDLIKTSRQNNIVTPFFRSVLYGEKDGYLNRPLTDSEVAEECMSGMFGGTGTTANTFVFLLWATLQRPEVVEKLEAELRAAFPNPDSVVDYQALTNETLRMYPTIVAILPRVAKKDTIVAGLHIPKGTVVGTQNYTIHRSERAFHDPDNFLPERWLDDKNVDARKEAFVPFSVGPRRCIGMNMRPEEMRIFDSFNAGPAGRRLLIRLKEKHSEAEAPGTITIQH, from the exons ATGGCTTTGGCTATACCATATTTGCTAATTGCGGTCGTGTGCGTAGCTGTGTACGTTGCACAGTCAATTCTGTATAATTTATTTTTCCACCCACTTCGGAGCTACCCTGGTCCAGTCCTTGCCAAGATATCCATCATCTGGAGCCGACAAGCAAATTTCTATGGCCTCAAGTATATGAAAATTCACCAAGCTCATCGCAAGTATG GCTCTGTGGTTCGAATCGCGCCTAACGAGCTGTCCTTCGCTGACCCAGCTGCCGTTCGTGATATTTACACAAACAGTGCCTttcaaaaagaagagaaCTTTTAT TTTGCAAAGAGAGGCTATGAGGAAGAGCATCTTTTCAGCTTTCG AAATCCCGAGGCGCATAACCAGCGTCGAAAGCTCCTATCCCGCGGTTACTCTCAAGGTAGTTTGCTTGATATAGAAAACGATATTGCGGCCAAGATACAAACGTTTCTCGACCTCCTTGCCACAAAAGCTGTCAATGGCAATGCGGTAGATATATACACCTTTGTACATCTTTTGTCATTTGACGTGGTTT ATCGTTTGCTCTTCGGAGATGACCCCAGGTCCCTTGAACTAGGAGGAGAACACAGGGTTCTGTCTTACCTTAGGGCATGGCGTCCTCTCTTTACCTAT AAAGAGGTATTGCCGCAGCTGGAGTGGCTTGGTGTGTATCTACCAGGCATATTTGGGAACAACTTCCGTAAAGTTAGGCAGTGGAAGATT TATTCCGTCGATCTGATCAAGACGTCTCGGCAGAATAACATCGTCACGCCGTTCTTTCGTTCTGTTCTATACGGCGAGAAAGACGGTTACCTCAATCGGCCACTCACGGACTCAGAGGTGGCTGAGGAGTGCATGAGCGGAAT GTTTGGCGGTACAGGAACAACCGCCAACACgtttgtctttcttctctgGGCTACTTTGCAACGACCAGAAGTAgtggagaagcttgaagcaGAACTAAGAGCAGCTTTTCCCAACCCGGACTCGGTGGTCGACTATCAGGCAT TGACGAACGAAACCCTCCGCATGTATCCAACAATTGTCGCCATCTTGCCTAGAGTCGCCAAGAAGGACACCATTGTCGCAGGTCTTCACATACCCAAAGGC ACTGTTGTGGGAACACAGAACTATACCATTCATCGCTCGGAACGAGCATTCCATGATCCAGATAACTTCCTCCCCGAGCGCTGGCTCGACGACAAGAACGTTGATGCTAGAAAAGAGGCATTTGTGCCGTTCTCGGTTGGTCCTCGCAGATGCATAGGAATGAA TATGCGACCCGAAGAAATGAGGATATTTGACAGTTTCAATGCTGGTCCAGCTGGGCGGAGGTTGCTTATTAGGCTTAAAGAGAAACAttcagaagctgaagctccTGGTACTATCACCATTCAACACTAG
- a CDS encoding retinal pigment epithelial membrane protein-domain-containing protein: MATNKEVQQSLMHELKDIGELKLYHSEDTATIESRKGNLGLAEKFQFEQSLPGFSTGIDIPGRFDAELASCVVHGTMPSEIDGTFYRIVCDQIWARRNKVDPNNPRDIWINGDGAVDAWRISNGVVDFKQKYVRTPRFVFERIAREPLFGSYRNIFSGDPRVKDEVQSPGNVHVHFFREKLLIPKDDSPPILMDPDTLETFGLTDFDGQLNSMSFTSHPKVDYSTGELLGFGMEASGIGSNDLVYYLFDKDGVKQEECWVKTPFVGWSHDFAFSDNWILFGLLPYETNVDFMRNSGEAQFRFNRFLPLTFGLLPRRNPKPEDIKWFYGPKNHGWVHFSNHFEENGKFYFDLFFTDGDGLSSFVDAHPELGPSNPNRMVGKLVRFTIDPKAESNKLDLPQVLSHVNGEMARIDDRYVGKPYRHTWGVIWGSGLWDGIVHVDTHTGVSKVWQGGDTVMVHEPCFVPRSKEAPEGDGHLVCVARDKRREITYLIILDAQNITAGPVCLVEMPLRLHVAAHGNWVNAWDRSVRKPLVDYSGATPELLAKFSTGAPKPYDEVWGKPVVTKYPGRWPFPVHEEAKGYPNGIDTD; the protein is encoded by the exons ATGGCAACCAACAAAGAAGTCCAGCAGTCGCTCATGCACGAGCTGAAAGACATCGGCGAGCTCAAGCTCTACCATTCCGAAGACACGGCAACTATCGAGTCCAGAAAGGGCAACCTCGGCCTCGCCGAGAAGTTCCAGTTCGAGCAGTCTCTCCCAGGCTTCTCTACGGGCATCGATATACCAGGTCGCTTTGACGCTGAACTTGCATCCTGCGTGGTCCATGGTACTATGCCCTCGGAGATCGACGGAACATTCTACCGTATCGTGTGCGACCAGATCTGGGCCCGCCGCAACAAGGTAGACCCCAACAACCCCAGAGACATCTGGATCAATGGCGATGGAGCCGTTGACGCGTGGCGCATCTCCAATGGCGTTGTCGACTTTAAGCAGAAGTATGTGCGCACACCACGCTTCGTGTTTGAACGCATCGCTCGGGAACCTCTCTTTGGAAGCTATCGAAATATCTTCTCTGGCGATCCGAGGGTGAAGGACGAAGTTCAATCTCCGGGCAACGTGCACGTTCATTTCTTCAGGGAAAAGCTGCTCATCCCCAAAGATGATAGCCCTCCCATCCTCATGGATCCTGATACACTGGAGACATTTG GATTGACCGACTTTGACGGCCAGCTGAACTCCATGTCATTTACGTCTCATCCAAAGGTGGACTATTCCACGGGCGAGCTTCTTGGATTTGGAATGGAGGCCTCAGGAATTGG TTCGAACGACCTTGTTTACTATCTATTCGACAAGGACGGAGTGAAACAGGAGGAATGCTGGGTCAAGACTCCGTTTGTCGGATGGTCACACGATTTCGCCTTCTCTGACAA TTGGATTCTGTTCGGGTTGCTCCCATACGAGACTAATGTTGATTTTATGAGAAATTCTGGGGAGGCCCAGTTTCGCTTCAATAGATTTCTG CCTTTGACCTTTGGTCTTTTACCAAGACGAAATCCCAAACCGGAGGACATCAAATGGTTTTACGGCCCCAAGAACCACGGATGGGTGCATTTCTCCAACCACTTCGAGGAGAATGGCAAATTCTACTTTGACCTTTTCTTCACCGATGGCGATGGGTTATCGTCGTTCGTAGATGCTCACCCTGAGCTCGGGCCCTCGAATCCCAATAGGATGGTTGGGAAGCTTGTTCGATTCACCATCGATCCCAAAGCAGAATCGAATAAACTTGATCTGCCACAGGTCCTCAGCCACGTCAATGGTGAGATGGCCCGCATCGACGACAGGTATGTCGGCAAGCCCTACAGGCACACTTGGGGCGTCATCTGGGGCAGCGGCTTGTGGGACGGTATAGTGCACGTCGACACTCACACTGGCGTGTCTAAGGTGTGGCAAGGCGGTGACACGGTCATGGTCCATGAGCCTTGCTTCGTTCCCAGGAGCAAAGAGGCACCCGAGGGAGATGGCCACCTGGTGTGTGTTGCGAGAGACAAGAGGCGCGAGATCACCTACCTGATCATCCTGGACGCACAGAACATCACTGCGGGACCTGTTTGCCTGGTGGAGATGCCACTGAGACTTCACGTGGCAGCGCATGGTAACTGG GTCAATGCGTGGGATAGAAGCGTACGAAAGCCGCTGGTTGACTACAGCGGAGCGACACCTGAACTGCTTGCAAAATTCTCTACTGGCGCTCCGAAGCCATACGACGAAGTTTGGGGCAAGCCAGTGGTCACCAAATACCCGGGTCGCTGGCCATTTCCGGTTCATGAGGAGGCCAAAGGATATCCCAACGGCATTGACACTGATTAG
- a CDS encoding Alpha/Beta hydrolase protein, whose amino-acid sequence MDRLPALGTDIKDVLSPTMQIYTELLQQNAPAIHSVSKERETHQYGQHPRQNLDLYKPKENSVNSPVILWAHGGGLVAGDKNLPIPGDLVYSNAGYFFASRGFTTVVINYRLVNTHDAKFPSGGEDIAAAIEWITEHFQGQKRDLFGLGNSAGGIHWSTFLFHPAFQSTLNKVTIGDGVRLRGVTLLSVPFDFSKAAPDRADVLHSYYGDGLAQKCPYGLMYLADDSVWEPLERGKVQIHVGSVSLDPEDEILSPVRCFISTWRNKRSSSPAPGLVVSTWGGHNHISPFLALGTDIAREESWGNDLVEWMRGEIEGSAN is encoded by the coding sequence atggatcgTCTACCTGCCCTGGGCACTGATATCAAAGACGTGCTTTCGCCGACTATGCAAATCTATACAGAACTGCTTCAGCAGAACGCTCCCGCGATACATTCCGTCTCCAAAGAGAGAGAGACCCATCAATACGGCCAACATCCGAGACAAAACCTCGATCTTTATAAGCCAAAGGAAAACTCAGTTAACTCCCCGGTGATCCTTTGGGCACATGGTGGCGGTCTTGTTGCGGGAGACAAGAATCTCCCCATCCCCGGAGATCTGGTCTACTCCAACGCTGGCTACTTCTTCGCATCTCGTGGTTTCACAACGGTAGTAATCAACTATCGACTTGTCAACACCCACGATGCCAAGTTCCCATCGGGAGGGGAGGACATTGCAGCAGCGATCGAGTGGATCACAGAGCACTTCCAGGGACAGAAAAGAGATCTCTTCGGACTGGGAAACTCTGCCGGCGGTATCCACTGGTCGACTTTCCTCTTTCACCCTGCGTTTCAAAGCACTCTGAATAAGGTTACGATAGGTGATGGTGTACGTCTCAGAGGTGTGACTCTGCTGTCTGTGCCCTTTGACTTTTCCAAAGCTGCGCCAGATCGCGCGGACGTACTGCATTCATACTACGGTGACGGTCTGGCTCAGAAATGCCCTTATGGCTTGATGTATCTGGCAGATGACTCGGTCTGGGAGCCTTTGGAGAGAGGTAAGGTTCAGATACACGTAGGAAGTGTCTCATTGGATCCCGAGGATGAGATCCTCTCCCCCGTGCGATGTTTCATATCCACATGGAGGAACAAGAGATCTTCTTCCCCAGCACCGGGTCTTGTTGTTTCGACATGGGGAGGCCATAATCACATTAGTCCTTTCCTTGCGTTGGGTACAGATATTGCAAGGGAGGAATCGTGGGGGAACGATCTCGTGGAATGGATGAGAGGGGAGATTGAAGGATCAGCAAATTAG
- a CDS encoding uncharacterized protein (uncharacterized alpha/beta hydrolase domain-domain containing protein), giving the protein MPEETPKLASYKRIILCSDGTWLASDTGEKSNPSNVAKLARAVSNSGPDAKGNIVKQIVSYHSGLGSGDLPFQKAIYGGFGWGLDIEVSQIYDFISNNYEPGDELFFFGFSRGAFTVRSVAGLVCDVGVLSAVHMSRFTEMWEAYRANTSGEPFRNSAWYLNNKEDLGLTDVRVKVVGVWDTVGALGIPEWPVVSWATKAGLPINMRYAFHNTRVSKNLDYAFQALAIDEKRLTFPPTLWHKTADGPAKNLQQCWFPGVHGNIGGQRDGLHASADFEEVGHNTFAWMVDNLSNMLTFEDAAIKILIKEHKQALNSINIPSGWGCGPIVDNFSGLQGLFFWFLGKKDRAPGSYPRDPGDGTSGATNEYFHPITRIRKEILGYNPMPLRGYSIERPHGSAGWKWVKSGVQSIPEYVMHPEKKMSVAYEENGRVKYRVESSLSRLLCPENILLDLDRDNGI; this is encoded by the exons ATGCCGGAAGAAACGCCCAAATTGGCAAGCTATAAGCGTATCATCCTGTGCTCAGACGGCACATGGCTTGCGTCCGATACGGGCGAAAAGTCCAACCCTTCGAACGTCGCCAAGTTGGCTCGAGCGGTTTCGAACAGTGGCCCTGATGCTAAAGGTAATATCGTCAAGCAGATCGTGTCATACCATTCCGGCCTTGGAAGCGGAGACCTTCCATTTCAGAAAGCCATCTACG GCGGCTTCGGCTGGGGTCTCGACATCGAGGTATCTCAAATCTATGATTTCATCTCGAATAACTACGAGCCTGGCGATGAgctgttcttctttggcttctcgCGTGGGGCTTTCACCGTGCGCTCGGTCGCCGGCCTGGTCTGCGACGTCGGCGTCCTTTCAGCTGTGCACATGTCCCGCTTCACGGAGATGTGGGAAGCCTACCGAGCGAATACTAGCGGTGAGCCCTTTAGGAATTCAGCGTGGTATCTGAATAATAAGGAAGACCTGGGTCTCACGGATGTCAGGGTCAAGGTGGTTGGCGTGTGGGACACCGTTGGAGCTCTG GGGATCCCAGAATGGCCCGTTGTGAGTTGGGCGACAAAAGCTGGCCTCCCAATCAACATGCGGTACGCATTCCATAATACGAGGGTATCAAAAA ATCTAGACTATGCTTTTCAAGCCCTCGCTATTGACGAGAAACGACTGACCTTCCCTCCTACCCTGTGGCACAAGACTGCTGACGGTCCTGCGAAAAATCTGCAGCAATGCTGGTTTCCCGGCGTCCACGGCAACATCGGCGGCCAAAGAGACGGTTTGCATGCCTCGGCTGACTTTGAAGAGGTCGGTCACAACACATTTGCGTGGATG GTGGACAATCTCTCTAACATGCTCACGTTTGAGGATGCCGCGATCAAGATTCTGATCAAGGAGCATAAGCAGGCGCTCAATTCCATCAATATTCCCAGCGGCTGGGGCTGTGGACCGATCGTCGACAATTTCTCTGGGCTGCAaggcctcttcttctggtttCTTGGGAAGAAAGACCGCGCACCGGGCAGTTATCCTCGGGACCCAGGCGACGGCACTAGTGGCGCCACGAATGAGTATTTCCACCCTATCACCCGAATCCGCAAGGAAATCCTTGGCTACAACCCAATGCCATTGCGGGGATATTCCATCGAGAGACCCCATGGCAGTGCGGGGTGGAAGTGGGTGAAGAGCGGCGTCCAGTCGATACCTGAGTACGTGATGCACccggagaagaagatgagcgtCGCGTACGAAGAGAATGGGAGGGTGAAGTatcgagtcgagtcgagttTATCGAGATTGCTGTGCCCGGAGAACATCCTGTTGGATCTGGATAGAGACAATGGGATATAA
- a CDS encoding major facilitator superfamily domain-containing protein, whose product MEKNNDAASFVHKETLGNVRLRDEGNNIILVPTPSNSPNDPLNWPKAYRYYIAGVVSLAIFLTNFVAAGPTVAMIDMATDYFGAGPDLPGSISKISYFITATTLLQGMGNLIWMPLVVKFGRRPIYVISFVLFTATTFWTGGASTYDSTLAARILMGFSSGAAECLAPLTISDIFFLHERGTIMAIYSAALSAGVGCGIVVSGLITINLHWRYIYWVSGALVGACTLLIILIFPETEYNREKMIVYTETETAPNASELGSQSLPSDKSRLHVYWKSLSLYSGTRTQESFSKLFVRPIILIILPPVLWATLIMAAAIGFLVAITSNYASAFSTLYNFKPWQSGLCFIASPIGALAGNFCGGYVSDRTADYFTKRNNGIRSPEMRLPAIAISLITGPLALVLYGISVADAYHWIVPTVGIGLLTFSVVQATNISLVYTIDAYRPIAGEIAVTQYAYKSAFGFLLSFYTNPWIDKSGYKAAFGAMAGIIGGIILLGAPIFIYGKRIRNTTWRWKVIRSLAHWEEDREVGE is encoded by the exons ATGGAGAAAAACAACGACGCCGCTTCATTTGTTCACAAGGAGACACTGGGCAATGTTCGACTTCGTGATGAAGGGAACAATATCATTCTGGTTCCTACTCCATCTAACAGCCCCAATGATCCCCTGAACTG GCCAAAGGCGTATCGTTACTACATCGCTGGCGTCGTCTCGTTGGCTATCTTCTTAACCAACTTCGTCGCAGCAGGGCCCACTGTCGCCATGATCGACATGGCAACCGACTATTTCGGAGCCGGTCCCGACCTGCCTGGCAGCATATCCAAGATATCGTACTTTATCACCGCCACTACCCTCCTGCAGGGCATGGGTAATTTGATATGGATGCCTCTCGTAGTCAAGTTTGGTCGCCGTCCCATCTATGTTATCTCCTTCGTTTTGTTTACGGCAACTACCTTCTGGACAGGCGGGGCGTCAACTTATGATAGTACGCTAGCCGCACGTATTCTCATGGGGTTCTCTTCTGGCGCTGCCGAGTGCCTTGCTCCATTAACCATCTCAGACATATTCTTTCTCCATGAGCGAGGCACCATTATGGC AATCTATTCAGCAGCCCTTTCGGCAGGTGTGGGTTGCGGTATCGTAGTTTCGGGCCTCATTACGATCAATTTGCACTGGCGATATATATATTGGGTTTCCGGTGCGCTAGTTGGCGCTTGCACGCTTCTCATTATTCTTATATTCCCAGAAACTGAGTACAATAGGGAGAAGATGATAG TATAcacagagacagagacagcTCCTAATGCGTCAGAACTGGGTTCTCAATCGCTGCCCTCGGACAAATCTAGACTGCACGTCTACTGGAAGAGCCTTTCCCTCTATAGTGGTACACGTACACAGGAGTCTTTCTCGAAGCTCTTTGTCCGCCCAATCATCCTCATTATACTCCCTCCCGTCTTGTGGGCAACCCTAATCATGGCAGCTGCTATTGGCTTTCTTGTCGCTATTACATCCAACTATGCCTCGGCTTTCAGCACTCTCTATAACTTCAAGCCGTGGCAGTCAGGACTCTGCTTCATTGCTAGCCCTATCGGTGCCTTAGCTGGCAACTTCTGTGGTGGCTATGTCAGTGACCGGACTGCTGACTACTTTACGAAGCGGAACAACGGCATTCGAAGTCCGGAGATGCGTTTACCTGCCATTGCTATCTCATTGATCACTGGACCTCTGGCTCTTGTTCTCTACGGCATAAGCGTTGCTGATGCGTACCATTGGATTGTGCCTACTGTTGGCATCGGGCTTT TGACATTCTCTGTCGTCCAAGCCACAAACATCAGTCTGGTATACACTATCGACGCTTATAGGCCAATTGCAGGCGAGATAGCAGTTACGCAGTACGCATACAAAT CTGCTTTTGggtttcttctttcattCTATACGAATCCGTGGATCGACAAGTCTGGATATAAAGCAGCATTTGGTGCCATGGCCGGAATCATCGGTGGCATCATTCTCCTTGGAGCTCCGATTTTCATATATGGCAAGAGGATCAGGAATACCACGTGGAGGTGGAAGGTCATTAGAAGCCTTGCCCATTGGGAGGAGGATCGCGAGGTCGGCGAGTGA
- a CDS encoding fungal-specific transcription factor domain-containing protein, translating into MSFQDSNQAFDDVFSNFPAATDLSIPYEPEPRRKRRKVQLACDCCRARKVRCDGKRPVCDVCRRRGSEQECLYEEGTLKTQKYVLCMSRAPVVSASEPEATDTDEAESTDGLATVSLPNKDQHLLYGPSSTIAFVEHVLLITGETEALDQPAADTAEHRGAKRYRTDAKEQCKDLAVLDLSFWDIVHPVYPILHIPTFMRFYNRLWEPGDVEDGSEATENPIMLATLNMVLAIGCRFTHSPKTGNRAALADQFYQRARRLVPIDTLDEATLPVVQLLLLNALHLQSTMHSNRCWNMVGLATRVAQSLGLHTDARKSSSTSQLEREMRRRVWYVCVTLDRLICTTFGRPSMLPCRSRVPLPITIDDEYLLEIGEGTQPPGSPCRLGLFVYTIRLLEILDEVLKSFYAQDAHEQVMDIDTQEKMPLLDLDEILRLNSQLDVFLDGLPDYLTLQGTSTGSGVQQDNTLLQPRILYCRCSAWWSVYFTFGAATVLQASILFNPDDEVKIAVDHSLSLAMEILTSLASEVKSSTEAIRVVQNLKGRLQRIEHAGSSVPTKRICDVQALTEPLSRSFLSGNFDMGPIMDPFFDDCAIQQTLNSIDWGAIFESQD; encoded by the exons ATGTCGTTCCAAGACTCGAACCAGGCGTTTGACGATGTTTTTAGCAATTTCCCTGCTGCAACAGACCTTTCGATCCCATACGAGCCGGAACCACGTCGAAAACGTCGAAAGGTACAACTCGCTTGCGATTGCTGCCGTGCTCGCAAAGTCCGCTGTGACGGCAAACGGCCAGTTTGCGATGtatgcagaagaagaggatctGAGCAAGAGTGTCTGTATGAGGAGGGCACGTTAAAAACGCAGAAGTACGTATTGTGTATGTCACGAGCTCCAGTAGT CTCAGCATCGGAACCAGAAGCGACAGATACTGACGAAGCTGAGTCAACCGATGGACTGGCGACTGTCTCGTTACCTAACAAGGATCAACATCTGCTCTATGGTCCGTCCTCGACGATCGCATTTGTCGAACACGTACTACTCATTACAGGCGAGACTGAGGCATTGGACCAGCCAGCGGCTGATACAGCCGAACATCGGGGAGCAAAGCGATATAGAACTGATGCCAAAGAACAATGCAAAGATCTGGCTGTCCTAGATCTT AGCTTTTGGGATATCGTCCATCCGGTATATCCCATTTTGCACATCCCGACATTCATGCGCTTCTATAATCGCCTATGGGAGCCCGGAgacgttgaagatggcagtgAAGCAACAGAAAACCCTATCATGCTGGCAACACTAAATATGGTCCTCGCAATTGGATGCAGGTTTACCCACAGCCCAAAAACGGGTAACCGGGCCGCTTTGGCAGACCAGTTCTACCAGAGAGCGAGGAGGCTCGTGCCAATCGATACCTTGGACGAGGCGACACTACCAGTCGTCCAATTGCTTCTGCTAAACGCTCTTCATCTGCAATCAACAATGCACTCGAACCGATGTTGGAACATGGTAGGACTGGCGACTAGAGTGGCACAAAGCCTTGGCCTGCATACCGATGCACGTAAATCCAGTTCTACTAGCCAACTAGAAAGAGAAATGCGAAGACGAGTATGGTACGTGTGCGTGACGTTGGACAG GCTTATTTGCACCACGTTCGGGAGGCCGTCCATGCTGCCGTGCAGGTCCCGTGTGCCTTTGCCGATTACCATCGACGACGAGTACCTTCTCGAAATCGGAGAAGGAACTCAACCGCCAGGTTCCCCATGTCGGCTTGGATTGTTTGTATATACAATCCGTCTTCTAGAAATTCTTGATGAGGTGTTGAAATCCTTCTATGCACAAGACGCTCATGAGCAAGTTATGGACATCGATACCCAGGAAAAAATGCCCTTACTGGACTTGGATGAGATCCTTCGTCTGAACTCACAGCTGGACGTATTTCTGGATGGCCTCCCGGATTATCTGACACTACAGGGTACTTCTACAGGCTCGGGTGTCCAGCAAGATAacactcttcttcaaccaagaATCTTATACTGTCG ATGTTCGGCATGGTGGAGTGTCTACT TCACCTTCGGTGCAGCGACAGTCCTGCAAGCCTCTATATTGTTTAATCCAGATGACGAGGTAAAGATTGCTGTTGATCATTCGTTATCCCTGGCCATGGAAATCCTTACCTCCCTTGCTTCGGAGGTAAAATCTTCAACAGAAGCCATACGTGTCGTTCAGAATCTCAAAGGTCGACTCCAACGCATCGAACATGCAG GATCTTCTGTACCCACTAAGAGGATCTGCGATGTCCAAGCTCTCACTGAACCTTTATCTCGAAGCTTTTTGTCTGGAAACTTTGATATGGGACCCATAATGGATCCTTTCTTTGATGACTGCGCTATCCAACAGACATTGAACAGCATTGATTGGGGAGCTATTTTCGAATCTCAAGactaa
- a CDS encoding flavin-containing monooxygenase produces MPAPSFPLASLPATLFTAPIPETVDHVQIAKDCIDRLAANDVSVLAPDTAHWRDLLAMTSTLRTFTSGISAGAAWRDITALHKPSGFKLEKESVVVVRKGPLSSIDARFHFTNGLQPRGRCLGLVKIAPDVVHGEETDGEYKIWSLSTILESIDGYGDPDIYPLNLLGKGTLDPRNGDSHHEPSHFDALVVGFGPSGLSTLARLKALGVNAIACDKTPQVGMNWTDRYHSLRLHTPKAQNSLPFNFKPPENAPYYLGAEDLKEYYQSFVDRYKLADSLWLSTTAEHVKFNSDKTSWTVSLNQSGNQRTIVARHVVFCIGFTGRQARVPVFPDRDEFTGEVLHSVDYISASQWAGKRGVVIGTANTGHDVAEDMLHAGMDVTMVQRSRTAVLNVERLPLHQAFHKGVNVPDVDKSFFTNPLAIERVFMKEVARQMALQDKERFEKLEENGFKVNREADLTQILFEKAGRHYMDVGVSQMIIDGKIKVKSGSPLTGFNSRGLSFADGSKVSADVVVFATGYESNMKMAVCKLLDPEVADKLDECWLLDREGNPRGSWKPIGHPNIWYCPGDIGTSRFFSRFLALQIKAEVEGTPFRPYDK; encoded by the exons ATGCCGGCACCCTCGTTCCCACTAGCCAGCCTCCCGGCAACACTTTTCACAGCACCAATTCCAGAAACAGTCGATCATGTGCAGATTGCCAAAGATTGCATCGATAGACTTGCTGCAAATGATGTATCTGTTCTGGCTCCCGATACTGCTCACTGGCGAGACCTGCTCGCCATGACCTCCACCTTGAGGACCTTCACGAGTGGCATCTCAGCTGGGGCAGCCTGGCGAGACATTACGGCTTTGCATAAACCTTCTGGCTTTAAACTTGAGAAAGAGAGCGTAGTGGTCGTCAGAAAAGGGCCCCTATCTTCCATAGACGCCCGATTCCATTTTACGAATGGGTTGCAGCCACGCGGACGCTGCCTTGGGCTGGTCAAGATCGCCCCAGACGTCGTACATGGGGAGGAGACAGATGGGGAATACAAGATCTGGTCCCTGAGTACAATCCTTGAGAGTATTGACGGCTACGGGGATCCAGACATCTATCCCCTTAATCTCCTTGGAAAAGGGACATTAGATCCTCGAAACGGAGATTCGCACCATGAACCATCGCATTTTGACGCCCTTGTTGTCGGCTTTGGTCCATCCGGTCTGTCTACCCTGGCAAGACTTAAGGCTTTAGGTGTCAACGCCATCGCTTGCGACAAGACTCCTCAAGTCGGTATGAATTGGACAGATCGTTATCATTCTCTACGGTTACATACACCGAAAGCCCAGA ATTCACTACCCTTCAATTTCAAGCCGCCTGAGAATGCTCCATATTATCTGGGAGCCGAAGATCTGAAAGAATATTACCAAAGCTTCGTGGATCGATATAAGCTAGCTGACAGCCTGTGGCTATCAACGACCGCCGAGCATGTCAAGTTCAACAGTGACAAGACCTCATGGACCGTCTCGCTGAACCAGTCTGGGAACCAACGCACCATAGTAGCGAGGCACGTTGTTTTCTGTATAGGTTTCACTGGCCGCCAGGCTAGAGTCCCAGTGTTTCCAGATCGTGATGAGTTTACAGGAGAGGTGCTCCATTCTGTTGACTACATTAGTGCATCTCAATGGGCTGGAAAACGAGGTGTTGTTATCGGAACAGCAAACACTGGGCATGATGTTGCTGAGGATATGCTGCATGCCGGCATGGATGTGACCATGGTGCAGCGATCTCGCACGGCTGTCCTCAATGTTGAAAGATTAccacttcatcaagctttcCACAAAGGAGTCAACGTGCCAGATGTTGATAAGTCGTTTTTCACGAACCCACTCGCCATCGAAAGAGTCTTCATGAAGGAGGTGGCTCGTCAAATGGCCCTTCAAGATAAGGAAAGGTTTGAAAAGCTCGAAGAAAATGGGTTCAAGGTAAACCGGGAGGCAGATCTCACCCAAATTCTCTTTGAGAAAGCGGGTCGTCATTACATGGACGTCGGTGTCTCGCAGATGATTATAGATGGCAAG ATCAAGGTCAAATCCGGGAGTCCACTCACAGGTTTCAACTCCCGTGGGCTGAGCTTTGCAGACGGCAGCAAGGTCTCGGCTGATGTCGTCGTTTTTGCAACTGGCTACGAGAGTAACATGAAGATGGCGGTCTGCAAGTTACTGGACCCCGAGGTTGCTGACAAGCTAGACGAGTGCTGGCTACTGGACCGCGAGGGCAATCCACGAGGCTCTTGGAAGCCCATCGGAC ATCCAAACATCTGGTACTGTCCTGGAGATATTGGAACATCTCGGTTCTTTTCACGTTTCTTGGCACTGCAGATCAAAGCTGAAGTTGAAGGTACCCCTTTCAGGCCATATGATAAGTGA